GGTACGTTATATGTTTCGCCGTCCGCAACGCAAAACTGTCCTGAAGCTCCGTCTTGTCCAGCTGCTCCTCCCCATCCCCCTACAGATGGTTCAACTATAAGAAACGGATCATTAGTGTCTTGATGTTGCCCGCTCAGTGTGACGGAACATACCGAAAGATGATGTCCGGCAGTTAAGCGATTTGGTAAATGCGGTGCCATAGCCTTCCAAATCAAATCCAAGCTTCCTAGTAATGTTTCAAAGTAATTGGATACTGGCACAGGACGTTCTGCTGACATAATCGACTTTGGATCCACGATAACTTGAAGTGGTCTAAAGACTCCATCATTCACATCTTGTTCAGGATTTGTCATTGCTAAGAAAATAACTCGAACTGCAGATACTAGCCCAGTATACGAACAGTTCATTGGCCCTGGAACTTGCGGGTGACTCCCTCGAAAATCACAAATAAAATCATCTTCTGTAATCGTTACTTTTACCTTGATTTTAAATGGTCCATTCCCCATCCCGTCAGTATCAATATAGTCTTCTGCTTCAAAAACACCTTTCGGTAGCTTTTTCAATTCTTGACGTGAAATCGTTTCTCCATGATCTAATAAATAATCAATTGCTGCTAATATCGTAGCTTTGCTATGTTTATCGCAAAGCTCTTTCAATCTTCTATCTCCTGTACGTAGAGCAGCGACTTGCGCCCACATATCGCCTAATGATAAATCTGGGAAACGAACGTTGGAACGGATGATTTCTACGATTCCATCATTCAAGCGATCTTCATCATAGAGTTTAATACAATTGAACTGTAGACCTTCTTGGTAAATATCAGTAGCGTCATTCGTAAACGAACCTGGATCTTTTCCACCCACTTCTGTCCAGTGCGCTTTATTCGCAGAAAATGCGATGAGTTCCCCTTCATAGAAAATAGGCATTACTAAACCAACATCAGAAAGGTGAGAACCTCCCCCATTGTATGGATCATTAATGATAATGACATCGCCTGGTTTTAATTTATCCCCCGGGTATTTTTTCAACGTCTCTTTTACCATAAATGTTAGCATTCCGATAAAACCAGTAACGCCATTCCCTTGTGTGAGTAGATTTCCTTTTGCATCTGTTAAACCGCTCGCATAATCAAGTACTTCATAAATAATCGGACTCATAGAGGTTCTTGCTAACGCGACAAACATTTCATCGCCTGCCGCCAACAATGAATCTTTAACGATTTCTAATGTAAATGGATCAACTTTTACAGCGGTCGTCATATTATTTTTCCTCCATTTCAATAATGATATTGCCATAAGCATCTAAATGTAATTGCTGGTCCTCGTAAATAACTGTAACTGCTGCTTTTTCTTCAACGATAGCTGGACCTGAAATCACTTTATTTACCGGCAGCTTTTCTCGGTCGTATACAGGTGTATTCACCCAACCTTTTGCCTCATAATAAACATTCCGTTCTTCTTTTTTCGCTTCTTCTATTGAAGTATTACGTGTGATTTTTCCAATCGTTGGCTTAGGTACTTTTCCAAGAGCTATAACATGCAAATTAACAATTTCAGTTTGGGCGTCCTCAAGTTTAAATGTATAATTTTTCTCGTGTAAACGATGAAACTCTTCAATAATTGATTGTTTATCTTCTTCTGTCCAATCACCATTTGGCACAGGTACTTTTACTGTGTGCTCTTGACCAAGATAACGCATATCTGCAAAGCGCTGGAACTCAACCTTGTCCGCTTCCATACCTTCATCTTCGTAATGTGCTAGAGCATGTTTCTCAATTTTCTTCCATTGGTTATTCATTTCATCTAAAGAAAGTCCGTTCATTCGCTTAATAAACGTTTGGATGTAATCATGTCTGAGATCAGTCATTAACATTCCCCAAGCCGAAAATACTGGTGAAGCAATTGGTACAACTACTTTCCTAACACCAAGCTCGAGCGCTAATGCAGGCGCATGCATTGATCCGCCCCCGCCAAATGCAAGTAATGTAAAGTCTTGTGGATTATGTCCTTTTCGAATTGAAATTAATTTCAACGCGTTCAGCATGTTAGAATTTGCGATTCGAATAATACCGAGTGCAGCTTCTTCAGCCGATATATCAAAATGATTACCTACTTTTTGTTGAATAGCCTCCCGAACACGGTTCATGTCGACATCATAATCAAAGTTTTTAGGTGAGAGTCGGCCTGTTAATAAATTAGCATCTGTAGTCGTCGGTTCTGTACCTCCCAGTCCATATGCCACTGGACCTGGTTTAGCTCCGGCAGATTGAGGACCTACTTTTAAGGATCCCGCATTGTCTATCCAAGCAATAGAACCTCCACCATTTCCAATTTCAACGATATCAACAACCGGTGCTTTGATAGGATAACCTGCGTTACGACTATCCCTTTCAATATAATAATCTGTGGAAACTTTTACTTCTCCATCCTCAATAAGTGAACATTTCGCCGTTGTCCCACCGATATCAAATGCAATAATATTTTCTTCACCAATGAGTTCACCTAGAACCGCAGCCCCAAATATACCCGCTACTGGCCCTGATTCAACCATATTAATTGGCGCTTCTTTCGCATTATCAAATCTTGTTGTACCGCCGTTGGATTGCATAATGTATCTCTGTCCAACATCAATATGTTCTTGTAATTCTTTGTCTAATTTATCAATATAAGTCGTTCCAGCAGGTTGAACGTAAGCATTTAACACGGCAGTGTTAGTTCGCTCATACTCTCTCCACTCTTGAGTAATATTGCTAGAAGCTGTCACTAGAACTTCTGGCCACAGCTCTTGAATAATCTCAACTGTCTCTTGCTCATGTGCAGGATTTACATAAGAATGTAAATATGAAATCGCAATCGCTTCAACGCCTTCTTGCTTAAAATAGTCTACACATCTTTCAATATCTTCTCGTTTTAAGCCAGACAGGAC
This window of the Sporosarcina ureilytica genome carries:
- a CDS encoding hydantoinase B/oxoprolinase family protein; the protein is MTTAVKVDPFTLEIVKDSLLAAGDEMFVALARTSMSPIIYEVLDYASGLTDAKGNLLTQGNGVTGFIGMLTFMVKETLKKYPGDKLKPGDVIIINDPYNGGGSHLSDVGLVMPIFYEGELIAFSANKAHWTEVGGKDPGSFTNDATDIYQEGLQFNCIKLYDEDRLNDGIVEIIRSNVRFPDLSLGDMWAQVAALRTGDRRLKELCDKHSKATILAAIDYLLDHGETISRQELKKLPKGVFEAEDYIDTDGMGNGPFKIKVKVTITEDDFICDFRGSHPQVPGPMNCSYTGLVSAVRVIFLAMTNPEQDVNDGVFRPLQVIVDPKSIMSAERPVPVSNYFETLLGSLDLIWKAMAPHLPNRLTAGHHLSVCSVTLSGQHQDTNDPFLIVEPSVGGWGGAAGQDGASGQFCVADGETYNVPVEVAETRYGVLIDEYSLRQDGNGAGAGEYIGGKGVIRAYRAMSDGQAATITYGRNKFKPWGMNKGNEGSPNEFYIHKANGEVDGPYGVYPRYQLQKNDVVRLMTGTGGGYGNPLKRDAQQVAMDVKNGYFTVNEAKEHFGVEVNPQTFEYVELPVRDMEESS
- a CDS encoding hydantoinase/oxoprolinase family protein produces the protein MRVATDIGGTFTDLVYVSEEGQVGIAKSNTTPPNFEKGVMDVIRKAGVDKEQLSMFIHGTTVIINALTERKGAKTGLITTKGFRDILEIARGNRPDLFNVRYQKPKPFVDRHLRLEVEERVNYKGEVLSGLKREDIERCVDYFKQEGVEAIAISYLHSYVNPAHEQETVEIIQELWPEVLVTASSNITQEWREYERTNTAVLNAYVQPAGTTYIDKLDKELQEHIDVGQRYIMQSNGGTTRFDNAKEAPINMVESGPVAGIFGAAVLGELIGEENIIAFDIGGTTAKCSLIEDGEVKVSTDYYIERDSRNAGYPIKAPVVDIVEIGNGGGSIAWIDNAGSLKVGPQSAGAKPGPVAYGLGGTEPTTTDANLLTGRLSPKNFDYDVDMNRVREAIQQKVGNHFDISAEEAALGIIRIANSNMLNALKLISIRKGHNPQDFTLLAFGGGGSMHAPALALELGVRKVVVPIASPVFSAWGMLMTDLRHDYIQTFIKRMNGLSLDEMNNQWKKIEKHALAHYEDEGMEADKVEFQRFADMRYLGQEHTVKVPVPNGDWTEEDKQSIIEEFHRLHEKNYTFKLEDAQTEIVNLHVIALGKVPKPTIGKITRNTSIEEAKKEERNVYYEAKGWVNTPVYDREKLPVNKVISGPAIVEEKAAVTVIYEDQQLHLDAYGNIIIEMEEK